A genome region from Streptomyces antimycoticus includes the following:
- a CDS encoding DUF4910 domain-containing protein has protein sequence MAPVTEVSEEMYTLVERMYPLCRSITGDGVRATLDIVGEYIPLQVHEVPTGTQVLDWTVPQEWNIRDAYIADTAGHRVVDFAASSLHVLGYSVPVSKTMPLAELRAHLHTLPDHPTWVPYRTSYYRPEWGFCLAQETLDALPDGEYEVRIDSTLEDGHLTYAEHVVPGQVSDEVIVSCHVCHPSLANDNLAGIAVATFLARALAQERPYYTYRFIYAPGTIGAITWLARNAERINGVSPARAEPRAGGSVKHGLVLACAGDPGRLTYKRSRRGDAEIDRVLRHVLAASQRPHHITEFTPYGYDERQYCSPGFNLGVGSLTRTPYAGYPEYHTSADNLDFVSPEAMADTLAVCREAFAVLDRNRRYLNLSPYGEPQLGRRGLYDALGGRSDTKQAQMAMLWVLNLSDGKHSLLDVAERSGLPFDTVADAAGALHGAGLIKA, from the coding sequence GTGGCGCCGGTGACCGAGGTGAGCGAGGAGATGTACACGCTGGTGGAGCGGATGTACCCGCTGTGCCGGAGCATCACCGGCGACGGTGTGCGCGCCACCCTGGACATCGTCGGGGAGTACATCCCGCTGCAGGTGCACGAAGTGCCGACCGGGACGCAGGTGCTCGACTGGACGGTGCCGCAGGAGTGGAACATCCGGGACGCGTACATCGCCGACACCGCCGGCCACCGGGTCGTCGACTTCGCCGCGTCCAGCCTGCACGTGCTCGGCTACAGCGTGCCGGTCTCGAAGACCATGCCGCTGGCCGAGCTCCGCGCGCACCTGCACACTCTGCCGGACCACCCGACCTGGGTGCCGTACCGCACCAGTTACTACCGGCCGGAATGGGGGTTCTGCCTGGCCCAGGAGACCCTGGACGCGCTGCCGGACGGCGAGTACGAGGTCCGCATCGACTCCACACTCGAAGACGGCCACCTCACCTACGCCGAGCATGTGGTCCCCGGGCAGGTCTCCGACGAGGTGATCGTCTCCTGCCACGTCTGCCACCCGTCGCTGGCCAACGACAACCTGGCCGGCATCGCGGTGGCGACGTTCCTGGCCCGGGCGCTGGCGCAGGAAAGGCCATACTACACCTACCGGTTCATCTACGCGCCCGGCACCATCGGGGCGATCACCTGGCTGGCCCGCAACGCGGAGCGAATCAATGGGGTATCCCCTGCTCGAGCGGAGCCGAGAGCTGGGGGAAGCGTCAAGCACGGGCTGGTGCTGGCCTGTGCCGGCGACCCGGGCCGGCTGACGTACAAGCGGAGCAGGCGCGGCGACGCCGAGATCGACCGGGTGCTGCGGCATGTGCTGGCCGCCTCCCAACGGCCGCACCACATCACCGAGTTCACTCCGTACGGCTACGACGAGCGGCAATACTGCTCACCCGGGTTCAATCTCGGCGTGGGCTCGCTCACCCGGACTCCGTACGCCGGCTACCCCGAGTACCACACCTCGGCGGACAACCTGGACTTCGTCTCCCCGGAGGCGATGGCGGACACCCTCGCGGTCTGCCGCGAGGCGTTCGCCGTCCTCGACCGCAATCGGCGGTACCTCAACCTCAGCCCCTACGGCGAACCGCAACTGGGCCGGCGCGGGTTGTACGACGCGCTCGGCGGCCGCAGCGACACCAAACAGGCCCAGATGGCCATGCTCTGGGTGCTCAACCTCTCCGACGGCAAGCACAGTCTGCTGGACGTCGCCGAGCGGTCCGGGCTCCCGTTCGACACCGTCGCCGACGCGGCCGGCGCTCTGCACGGCGCCGGGCTGATCAAGGCATGA
- a CDS encoding glycosyltransferase family 2 protein: MTDRPRLSIGLPVYNGEEYLAESLDALLGQTYEDFELVISDNASTDGTQDICREYAARDSRIRYLRQPRNIGATPNHNQVFAECRGELFKWASHDDLYGRDLLRRCVEALDERPEVILAHADQAVVDGDGQVKVPYEYTLATDSPHPPERFRSLLFEPGGDDFYGVMRADMLRRVKPMDSYHHADRTFVAEITLHGRFHQVPELLYFRRDHPTRAERANPSKRSRCVNLDPRRAGPLHPTPRLLAEYIWGFASAIRRAPLSPADRRACYRHLAAWLTSRVRPGTGERVEDRAPVDPALHTVSVDALVAGREGRQP, translated from the coding sequence ATGACCGACCGACCCAGGCTGAGCATCGGCCTGCCCGTGTACAACGGCGAGGAGTACCTCGCCGAGTCGCTCGACGCCCTGCTCGGCCAGACCTACGAGGACTTCGAGCTGGTCATCTCCGACAACGCCTCGACCGACGGGACCCAGGACATCTGCCGCGAGTACGCCGCGCGCGACTCACGCATCCGGTACCTCCGCCAGCCCCGGAACATCGGCGCCACGCCGAACCACAACCAGGTGTTCGCCGAATGCCGCGGCGAGCTGTTCAAGTGGGCCTCGCACGACGACCTGTACGGCCGCGACCTGCTGCGGCGCTGCGTGGAGGCGCTGGACGAGCGGCCGGAGGTCATCCTCGCGCACGCCGACCAGGCGGTCGTCGACGGCGACGGCCAGGTGAAGGTCCCCTATGAGTACACGCTCGCCACCGACTCGCCCCACCCGCCGGAGCGCTTCCGGAGCCTGCTGTTCGAGCCGGGTGGCGACGACTTCTACGGGGTGATGCGGGCCGACATGCTGCGCCGGGTGAAGCCGATGGACAGCTACCACCACGCGGACCGCACGTTCGTCGCCGAGATCACCCTGCACGGGCGCTTCCACCAGGTGCCGGAGCTGCTGTACTTCCGCCGCGACCACCCCACCCGCGCCGAGCGGGCGAACCCGTCCAAGCGCTCCCGGTGCGTCAACCTGGACCCGCGCCGGGCGGGCCCGCTGCACCCGACGCCCCGGCTACTCGCCGAGTACATCTGGGGCTTCGCCTCGGCGATCCGGCGGGCGCCGTTGTCCCCGGCCGACCGGCGCGCGTGCTACCGCCACCTGGCCGCGTGGCTGACCAGCCGGGTCCGGCCGGGCACCGGCGAGCGGGTCGAGGACCGCGCCCCGGTCGACCCGGCCCTGCACACGGTCTCCGTCGACGCCCTCGTCGCCGGCCGCGAGGGGAGGCAGCCATGA
- a CDS encoding polysaccharide pyruvyl transferase family protein → MTSADGTPVRVGVFGLLGSGNLGNDGSLEAVLGYLRAEHPEAVVDALCGGPEAVTTRFQIPATRLHWYRGEYRTASRAGAIAGKGLGKLVDVFRTAAWVRRHDVVIVPGMGVLEATLPLRPWGFPYALFLLCASGRLLGTRVALVSVGAAEIGNRPTRALVRWSARLAAYRSYRDAQSRDAMRAMGVDTARDEVYPDLAFSLPTPPDWGIPRPELVGELGEAPSGPPGPVCVGVMDFHGGNDDRARADEIYRRYLDGTIRFVRALVEEGRPVRLLTGDECDASVVAAILDAVDSSLVTAAQPTSLADLMKEMAAADTVVAVRYHNLICALKTGTPVLALSYAAKSDALMDRMGLGAYCHPAREVDADRLLEQFRALEKRSAELRQTLTERNLAAARQLEHQFTALTAALFPAPDHAHAHARQEAP, encoded by the coding sequence ATGACGTCCGCGGACGGAACTCCGGTGCGCGTCGGGGTGTTCGGCCTGCTCGGCTCCGGCAACCTCGGCAACGACGGTTCGCTGGAGGCCGTCCTCGGGTACCTCCGCGCCGAGCACCCGGAGGCGGTCGTGGACGCGCTGTGCGGCGGGCCCGAGGCCGTGACGACCCGGTTCCAGATCCCCGCGACACGGCTGCACTGGTACCGCGGGGAGTACCGGACCGCGTCCCGTGCGGGCGCGATCGCGGGGAAGGGCCTGGGCAAACTCGTCGATGTCTTCCGCACCGCCGCCTGGGTGCGTCGGCACGACGTGGTGATCGTGCCGGGCATGGGTGTCCTGGAGGCCACACTGCCGCTGCGGCCGTGGGGCTTCCCGTACGCGCTGTTCCTGCTCTGCGCCAGCGGCCGGCTGCTGGGCACCCGGGTCGCGCTGGTCAGCGTCGGCGCCGCCGAGATCGGCAACCGGCCCACCCGGGCCCTGGTGCGCTGGTCGGCGCGGCTGGCCGCGTACCGCTCGTACCGGGATGCCCAGTCCCGTGACGCGATGCGGGCGATGGGCGTGGACACCGCGCGCGACGAGGTCTACCCGGACCTGGCATTCTCCCTGCCGACCCCGCCGGACTGGGGTATCCCCCGCCCGGAGCTTGTCGGAGAGCTTGGGGAAGCGCCCTCGGGCCCGCCCGGCCCGGTCTGCGTCGGTGTCATGGACTTCCACGGCGGCAACGACGACCGTGCCCGGGCCGATGAGATATACCGGCGCTACCTCGACGGGACGATCCGGTTCGTCCGTGCGCTGGTCGAGGAGGGCAGGCCGGTCCGGCTGCTCACCGGAGACGAGTGCGATGCGTCGGTGGTCGCCGCGATCCTCGACGCGGTTGACTCATCGCTGGTCACCGCTGCCCAGCCGACCTCACTGGCCGACCTGATGAAGGAGATGGCGGCCGCCGACACCGTGGTGGCGGTCCGGTACCACAACCTGATCTGCGCGCTGAAGACCGGCACGCCGGTGCTCGCCCTCAGCTATGCGGCGAAGAGCGACGCGCTCATGGACCGGATGGGCCTCGGCGCGTACTGCCACCCGGCCCGCGAGGTCGACGCCGACCGGCTGCTCGAGCAGTTCCGGGCGTTGGAGAAGCGATCGGCCGAGCTGCGGCAGACCCTCACCGAGCGGAACCTGGCCGCCGCCCGGCAACTCGAGCATCAGTTCACCGCCTTGACCGCGGCCCTGTTCCCGGCGCCCGACCATGCCCACGCCCACGCCCGCCAGGAGGCTCCATGA
- the rfbC gene encoding dTDP-4-dehydrorhamnose 3,5-epimerase, with translation MKAIEVPAITGAYLFEPTPYVDERGFFCRTFDTDVVRSVGLDPDAFVQDSLSRSVRGVLRGLHLRSGAGEAKLVRCSYGKIFDVVVDLRPDSPTYRNRAVFELSGETQTSLYIPAGCAHGFQALTETADTSYRIDRPHDPAEDVTIAFDDPELAIPWPLPITSMSQRDREAPSLAEVLKHRES, from the coding sequence ATGAAAGCGATCGAAGTCCCGGCGATCACGGGTGCGTACCTGTTCGAGCCGACGCCGTACGTCGACGAACGTGGCTTCTTCTGCCGCACCTTCGACACCGACGTGGTCCGCTCGGTGGGCCTCGACCCGGACGCCTTCGTCCAGGACAGCCTGTCCCGCTCGGTCCGGGGCGTACTGCGCGGCCTGCACCTGCGCTCCGGCGCCGGCGAGGCCAAGCTGGTGCGGTGCTCGTACGGGAAGATCTTCGACGTCGTCGTGGACCTGCGGCCGGACTCGCCGACCTACCGCAACCGGGCCGTCTTCGAGCTGTCCGGCGAGACGCAGACGAGCCTGTACATCCCGGCGGGGTGCGCGCACGGTTTCCAGGCGTTGACCGAAACCGCCGACACCTCCTACCGGATCGACCGCCCGCACGACCCGGCCGAGGACGTGACGATCGCCTTCGACGACCCGGAGCTCGCCATTCCCTGGCCGCTGCCGATCACATCGATGTCCCAGCGGGACCGGGAGGCGCCGAGCCTCGCCGAGGTCCTGAAGCACCGAGAAAGTTGA
- a CDS encoding glutamate-1-semialdehyde 2,1-aminomutase, with protein MDAEELHLPLSRTANERLHAMIPGGAHTYAKGDDQYPENLAPVISHGRGAHVWDIDGNRYLEYGSGLRSVSLGHAHPRVTEAVRRELDRGSNFVRPSIVEVEAAERFLATVPTAEMVKFAKNGSDATTAAVRLARAATGRPRVGICADHPFFSVDDWFIGTTPMSAGVPAATTELTVAFPYGDLAATEELLTRYQDEVACLILEPATHTEPSPSSQLLPQPSAGRCPQSSGDPTPGYLAGLRELADRHGCVLIFDEMITGFRWSEAGAQGLYGVVPDLSTFGKALGNGFAVSALAGRRDLMERGGLRHSGERVFLLSTTHGAETHSLAAAMAVQTTYAEEAITAQLHALGERLAAGVREAAAAMGVGDHVVVRGRASNLVFATLDENRQPSQQYRTLFLRRLLAGGVLAPSFVVSSALGDADIDHTVDVVAQACAVYRKALEAADPTPWLAGRPVKPVFRRLA; from the coding sequence GTGGACGCCGAAGAGCTGCACCTGCCCCTGTCCCGGACGGCGAACGAGCGGCTGCACGCCATGATCCCCGGGGGCGCGCACACCTACGCCAAGGGCGACGACCAGTACCCCGAGAACCTGGCTCCGGTCATCAGCCACGGCCGCGGTGCCCACGTGTGGGACATCGACGGCAACCGCTACCTCGAGTACGGCTCCGGCCTGCGATCGGTCAGCCTCGGCCACGCCCACCCACGCGTGACCGAGGCGGTGCGGCGGGAACTCGACCGCGGCAGCAACTTCGTCCGGCCGTCCATCGTGGAGGTCGAGGCCGCGGAACGCTTCCTGGCCACGGTGCCGACGGCCGAGATGGTGAAGTTCGCGAAGAACGGCTCCGACGCCACCACCGCCGCGGTGCGCCTCGCTCGCGCCGCCACCGGGCGCCCGCGGGTGGGCATCTGCGCCGACCATCCGTTCTTCTCCGTCGACGATTGGTTCATCGGCACCACGCCGATGTCCGCCGGTGTTCCGGCGGCGACCACCGAGCTCACCGTGGCCTTCCCTTACGGGGACCTGGCCGCCACGGAGGAGCTGCTCACCCGGTACCAGGACGAGGTCGCCTGCCTGATCCTCGAACCCGCCACCCACACCGAGCCTTCCCCAAGCTCTCAACTTCTCCCCCAGCCCTCGGCCGGGCGGTGCCCCCAGAGCAGTGGAGACCCCACCCCCGGATACCTCGCGGGCTTGCGCGAACTGGCCGACCGGCACGGCTGCGTACTGATCTTCGATGAGATGATCACCGGCTTCCGCTGGTCCGAGGCGGGCGCCCAGGGCCTGTACGGCGTCGTCCCCGACCTCTCCACGTTCGGCAAGGCGCTGGGCAACGGATTCGCCGTCTCCGCGCTGGCCGGGCGCCGCGACCTGATGGAGCGGGGCGGACTGCGTCACTCCGGCGAGCGGGTGTTCCTGCTGTCCACCACGCATGGCGCGGAGACGCACTCCCTGGCCGCCGCGATGGCCGTGCAGACCACCTATGCCGAGGAAGCCATCACCGCCCAACTGCACGCCCTCGGCGAGCGGTTGGCGGCGGGTGTCCGGGAGGCCGCGGCCGCCATGGGCGTCGGCGACCACGTCGTCGTCCGGGGCCGAGCCAGCAACCTGGTCTTCGCCACCCTCGACGAGAACCGGCAACCGTCTCAGCAGTACCGCACCCTGTTCCTGCGCCGGCTCCTCGCGGGCGGGGTGCTGGCCCCGTCGTTCGTGGTGAGCAGTGCGCTCGGCGACGCCGACATCGACCACACCGTCGACGTGGTGGCCCAGGCGTGTGCGGTGTACCGGAAGGCACTGGAGGCCGCTGACCCCACCCCCTGGCTGGCCGGACGACCGGTGAAGCCCGTATTCCGCCGCCTGGCGTGA
- a CDS encoding alcohol dehydrogenase catalytic domain-containing protein — MRAVRNTDQGILVTEADEPEAPGVRLTVASAGICGTDVNFATGGVQGYTYGHEFAGTAADGRCYAVEPTVYCGGCDQCRAGHVQRCVAPEHGTLGIFRDGGMCDAVTVSESMLVPLPDGLDVRDACLVEPASVAWHGVRSAALTPGERVAVVGGGSIGLLAAAATRQSAHGRRKDTESDGGCRDRMVG; from the coding sequence ATGCGCGCAGTACGCAACACCGATCAGGGCATCCTCGTGACCGAGGCCGACGAACCGGAAGCGCCCGGGGTACGCCTCACCGTCGCCTCGGCGGGCATCTGCGGGACCGACGTGAACTTCGCGACCGGTGGCGTTCAGGGCTACACCTATGGTCACGAGTTCGCCGGCACGGCCGCCGACGGCCGGTGCTACGCCGTCGAGCCCACGGTGTACTGCGGAGGGTGCGACCAATGCCGCGCCGGCCATGTCCAGCGGTGCGTCGCCCCGGAGCACGGAACGCTCGGGATATTCCGGGACGGCGGCATGTGCGATGCCGTGACGGTCTCCGAGAGCATGCTTGTCCCGCTTCCGGACGGCCTGGACGTACGCGACGCCTGCCTCGTGGAGCCGGCGTCAGTGGCCTGGCACGGTGTCCGCAGCGCGGCGCTCACGCCGGGGGAGCGGGTGGCAGTCGTGGGCGGCGGCAGCATCGGGCTGCTGGCCGCGGCGGCGACCCGGCAGTCGGCTCACGGCAGGCGCAAGGACACGGAATCCGACGGCGGTTGCCGCGACCGGATGGTTGGTTAG
- a CDS encoding TetR/AcrR family transcriptional regulator, producing MHEPMTKATAGEPPPEDPRKNQRAEPRPGTAAWWLARENEPARQRRRRSLTLDAVLDAAMALLDTRGAAALTMRNIADALGCTQASLYRHVRNREELVTLLVDRALDVASSVPPDGGDWAEKAAWSARLFREHLLRHPGVASLLRGTERLGPNSLAGVQYSLELFIGAGLSPRLASAAASSLATFIIGSVHLNLGLDMSDPEESRHRRLLYRSRDAAAFPLLVQHADTLAEVSSDDEFEVGLNALLTGFRTLIHNSDLTRD from the coding sequence GTGCATGAACCGATGACGAAAGCCACGGCAGGCGAGCCGCCGCCGGAGGATCCGCGGAAGAACCAGCGGGCGGAACCGAGGCCGGGCACGGCGGCCTGGTGGCTTGCCCGGGAGAACGAACCCGCGCGGCAGCGGCGGCGCAGATCACTGACCCTCGATGCCGTCCTCGACGCGGCCATGGCCCTGCTCGACACGCGTGGGGCGGCCGCGCTGACGATGCGCAACATCGCCGATGCGCTGGGCTGCACGCAGGCGTCCCTCTACCGCCATGTGCGCAACCGTGAGGAACTGGTGACTCTACTCGTCGACCGCGCCCTCGACGTGGCGAGCTCGGTTCCGCCCGACGGCGGGGACTGGGCCGAGAAGGCGGCGTGGTCCGCGCGCCTGTTCCGCGAGCACCTGCTCCGGCACCCCGGCGTGGCCTCGCTCCTTCGCGGGACCGAGCGGCTCGGTCCCAACTCGCTGGCCGGGGTGCAATACTCCCTCGAACTGTTCATCGGCGCCGGCCTCAGCCCCCGCCTCGCGTCCGCCGCCGCATCGTCGCTGGCCACCTTCATCATCGGCTCGGTGCACCTCAACCTCGGCCTGGACATGTCGGATCCCGAAGAGAGCCGTCACCGACGCCTGCTGTACCGCTCCCGAGACGCCGCGGCCTTCCCCCTGCTCGTCCAGCACGCCGACACCCTCGCGGAGGTCAGCAGCGACGACGAGTTCGAAGTCGGCCTCAACGCCTTGTTGACCGGATTCCGCACCCTGATCCATAACTCGGACCTCACACGCGACTAG
- a CDS encoding protein kinase domain-containing protein, whose protein sequence is MNAPTSPAVWVTGETVDGRYRVIGELGRGGMGVVHRVRHLGWGIDMAVKSSRPELFRSPGDQELFVREAEAWVSLGLHPNVCACHYVRVIDGVPRVFAEYVDGGSLAEWIGDGRLHAGDARQALARVLDTAVQAARGLEHAHRADLVHQDVKPANILLDGTGAAKITDFGLARSKAATAPTDLQAAPGVSVLVPFGGMTVGYASPEQLAGEPVGRRSDVYSFAVSVLEMFTGGVHWAAGSVAGLALEEYLADPSNPVAAPPEVAHLLRRCLRQHPAHRPASMADIADVLAGIYEQTTGSAYPRPASQAADLRADELNNRGLSLLDLDRTADAEHAFDQALAVDPHHVGAVYNGGLFRWRTGAITDDELVARLEAIPRGSGASSWQVRLFLARVHLERGDLAAAHDLLDALARERPDDTDVRAALRVAASGTVVDARHTGTRMFGEPFALPFAPVELLARHEVMGYLPIRFTPDGRRALSGHWDGVLRLWDTATGAQRLAVEGHRTQVLGVDLTPDGSYALSTSRDGTVQFWDLRAGRCTRVIRSAARATGCPVRLSADGRIGVWQGVDGRVQVWEPRTGSHRWSLGAALEDGALDGSQYEVSADGRHVLTAEEDGARLWNVADGRCRVLAAGSATHALCFSPDGRMVAVAGKDRVIRLWDVGNGRQVGTSRTLTGLTAAAGHLAFADSGRLLLSGTTGDHTVQIWELSSGRCLRTFTAHAYGMHHVGFPDGDDRFGCSVGGHPELPLHRWRLPDTAYAAEPHVIKPREYAEVSRLGGLAEGLLAEARQAMSNGRHRSAFDLLTRAREIPGYERAPQVLAAWHELGRSAHHVRLRSAWSRPLDAGHLSFGAITAIGVAAGVRLAVSGQSDGTVRIWDLDSGACTHVLDDHPGRVGGVALSDDGRHVLCEGTKPLAIIRRRLADGECRRLTPDWDMRRTIMFTGDGRYAWLGSGDGVLRRWDLDDDRCVTTITGNGPVNVISTAADGRLAAVGDSGGVVRLRDLDTGACLRTWTGPREPILSACLSADGRLAMSTHQVMSSGAEDEPIRLWDAGSGRCVREFAGHEGWVSAVRFTPDARFAFSAGHDRTVRMWEVATGRCLHVLEGHQQRIRHLELTPDLRNLVSAGDDGIRLWDLDWELAAD, encoded by the coding sequence GTGAACGCACCTACGTCACCGGCGGTTTGGGTGACCGGCGAGACCGTCGACGGCCGGTACCGGGTGATCGGCGAGCTTGGCCGGGGCGGGATGGGCGTCGTGCACCGGGTACGGCACCTCGGCTGGGGCATCGACATGGCGGTGAAGAGCTCGCGGCCCGAGCTGTTCCGGAGCCCCGGCGATCAGGAGCTGTTCGTCAGGGAGGCCGAGGCGTGGGTGTCCCTCGGGCTCCATCCCAACGTCTGCGCCTGCCATTACGTGCGGGTGATCGACGGTGTCCCCCGCGTGTTCGCCGAGTACGTCGACGGCGGCAGCCTGGCCGAGTGGATCGGCGACGGGCGCCTCCACGCCGGGGATGCGCGCCAGGCCCTCGCCCGTGTTCTCGACACGGCAGTCCAAGCGGCCCGTGGGCTCGAGCACGCCCATCGCGCAGACCTGGTGCACCAGGACGTGAAGCCGGCCAACATTCTGCTCGACGGCACGGGCGCCGCGAAGATCACCGACTTCGGTCTCGCCCGGTCCAAGGCCGCCACGGCCCCGACTGACCTCCAAGCGGCGCCGGGCGTCAGCGTGTTGGTGCCGTTCGGCGGTATGACGGTCGGCTACGCGTCCCCGGAGCAGCTCGCGGGCGAGCCCGTCGGCCGGCGCAGCGATGTCTACAGTTTCGCGGTCTCGGTCCTGGAGATGTTCACCGGCGGTGTGCATTGGGCGGCTGGTTCGGTCGCCGGTCTCGCCCTGGAGGAATACCTGGCCGACCCCTCGAATCCGGTCGCGGCGCCACCGGAAGTGGCCCACTTGCTCCGGCGCTGCCTGCGGCAGCACCCGGCCCACCGGCCGGCCTCGATGGCGGACATCGCGGATGTACTGGCCGGGATCTACGAGCAGACGACCGGCTCGGCGTATCCGCGTCCCGCGTCGCAGGCCGCCGATCTGCGCGCCGACGAGCTCAACAACCGTGGCCTGTCGCTCCTCGACCTGGACCGGACCGCCGACGCCGAGCATGCCTTCGACCAGGCGCTCGCGGTCGACCCGCACCACGTCGGGGCCGTGTACAACGGTGGCCTGTTCCGGTGGCGTACGGGGGCGATCACCGATGACGAACTCGTCGCCCGGTTGGAGGCGATCCCACGTGGGTCCGGCGCGTCCTCCTGGCAGGTGCGGCTGTTTCTGGCCCGGGTCCACCTCGAACGCGGCGACCTCGCGGCGGCACACGACCTGCTCGACGCCCTCGCGCGCGAACGGCCCGACGACACCGACGTACGGGCGGCGCTGCGGGTGGCGGCCTCCGGAACCGTGGTCGATGCCCGTCACACCGGCACCCGCATGTTTGGCGAGCCGTTCGCGCTGCCGTTCGCGCCGGTGGAACTACTCGCCCGGCACGAGGTGATGGGCTACCTGCCGATCCGGTTCACTCCCGACGGGCGCCGCGCGCTGAGCGGCCACTGGGACGGCGTGCTCCGGCTGTGGGACACGGCGACCGGCGCGCAGCGGTTGGCGGTCGAGGGCCACCGCACGCAGGTGCTCGGCGTCGACCTCACCCCTGACGGCTCGTACGCACTGTCCACGAGCCGCGACGGCACGGTGCAGTTCTGGGATCTCAGGGCAGGCAGGTGTACCCGCGTCATCCGCTCCGCCGCACGCGCCACGGGGTGCCCGGTCAGGTTGAGTGCCGACGGGCGCATCGGTGTGTGGCAGGGCGTGGACGGGCGCGTCCAGGTCTGGGAACCGCGGACCGGGAGCCACCGGTGGTCGCTCGGGGCAGCGCTCGAGGACGGCGCCCTGGACGGCTCGCAGTACGAGGTGAGCGCCGACGGGCGCCATGTGCTCACCGCCGAGGAGGACGGGGCGCGGCTGTGGAACGTGGCCGATGGCCGGTGCCGGGTGCTGGCCGCCGGCTCGGCGACGCATGCGCTGTGCTTCAGTCCCGACGGGCGGATGGTCGCGGTGGCCGGCAAGGACCGGGTGATCCGGTTGTGGGATGTGGGGAACGGCCGGCAGGTCGGTACATCGCGTACGTTGACGGGGCTGACCGCCGCGGCCGGTCACCTGGCCTTCGCCGACAGTGGGCGGCTGCTGCTGTCCGGAACCACCGGCGACCACACGGTTCAGATCTGGGAGCTGAGCAGCGGACGGTGTCTGCGGACCTTCACCGCCCACGCGTACGGGATGCACCACGTCGGGTTCCCCGACGGCGACGATCGGTTCGGCTGCTCCGTCGGGGGGCATCCCGAACTGCCCCTGCATCGCTGGCGGTTGCCCGACACCGCATACGCCGCCGAGCCGCATGTGATCAAGCCGCGCGAGTACGCGGAGGTCAGCCGGCTCGGCGGACTGGCCGAGGGACTGCTCGCCGAAGCGCGCCAGGCGATGTCGAACGGCCGACACCGGTCGGCCTTCGACCTGTTGACCCGCGCACGGGAGATACCGGGGTACGAGCGCGCGCCCCAGGTCCTGGCCGCCTGGCACGAACTGGGACGCTCGGCGCACCACGTACGGCTGCGCTCCGCCTGGTCGCGGCCCCTGGACGCCGGCCACCTGTCCTTCGGCGCCATCACGGCGATCGGTGTCGCCGCGGGCGTCCGGCTCGCCGTCAGCGGGCAGAGCGACGGCACGGTACGGATCTGGGATCTGGACAGCGGCGCGTGCACGCACGTCCTCGACGATCACCCGGGCAGGGTGGGCGGAGTGGCGTTGAGCGACGACGGTCGGCACGTCCTGTGCGAGGGCACCAAACCACTCGCGATCATCCGGCGGCGACTGGCAGACGGCGAGTGCCGTCGGCTGACTCCGGACTGGGACATGAGGCGGACCATCATGTTCACCGGCGACGGAAGGTACGCCTGGCTCGGCAGCGGCGACGGTGTCCTGCGCCGATGGGACCTGGACGACGACCGCTGCGTCACGACGATCACCGGAAACGGCCCGGTCAACGTGATCTCCACGGCCGCGGACGGGCGGCTCGCGGCGGTCGGCGACTCAGGCGGCGTGGTCCGGCTGCGAGATCTTGACACCGGAGCCTGCCTGCGGACCTGGACCGGCCCCCGGGAACCGATCCTGTCGGCGTGCCTGAGCGCCGACGGCCGCCTGGCCATGTCCACACACCAGGTCATGTCCTCGGGCGCCGAGGACGAACCGATCCGGCTGTGGGACGCCGGTTCCGGGAGATGCGTACGCGAGTTCGCGGGGCACGAGGGCTGGGTCTCCGCCGTGCGGTTCACACCCGACGCCCGGTTCGCCTTCTCGGCCGGCCACGACAGAACCGTACGGATGTGGGAGGTCGCCACCGGCCGATGCCTGCACGTGCTCGAAGGGCACCAACAACGCATCCGGCACCTCGAACTCACCCCCGACCTGCGCAACTTGGTCTCGGCGGGAGACGACGGCATCCGGCTCTGGGACCTCGACTGGGAGCTGGCGGCCGACTGA